One Corynebacterium yudongzhengii DNA window includes the following coding sequences:
- a CDS encoding DEAD/DEAH box helicase → MTLADYLPDLTDVPASFLDEAIFDSFTSWTSSKGISLYPAQEEASLAVLAGDNVILSTPTGSGKSMVANAAHFIALAHDQRSFYTAPIKALVSEKFFALCDIFGPENVGMMTGDATVNGNAPIIAATAEIVANIALRDGAEANIDQVVMDEFHYYSDPQRGWAWQVPLLELPNTQFVLMSATLGDTSALEKDLTERTGRATTPVTGTTRPVPLDFSYVFTPVHETIEELRDEGKTPIYVVHFSQREATERAQALTSIPLINDEEKKAIAAEIGSFRFSTVYGRQLSKLLRKGIGVHHAGMLPKYRRLVEKLSQTGLLKVICGTDTLGVGINVPIRTVLMTGLAKFDGQRQRILKSREFHQIAGRAGRAGYDTEGTVVVEAPEHEIENVKLRRKAGDDPKKRKKIRKKSAREGEVSWSEDTFNRLTEAEPEQLTSQFRVSNSMLINVLERHGDGYEHLRHLLRTNHDPRTKQNQDILTTLALLRGLLDAGLVKRREEPDRYGRTYHLVRELPRDFALNQPLSPFALAALDLLDPESESYTLDVISVFEAILDDPRAVLRAQQSEARGEEIAALKAEGVEYTERMTLVEEVTYPKPLEELLEQAYDTFSETQPWVKEFELSPKSVVRDMVEKAMTFSDLTSTYQLSRSEGVVLRYLTDAWRTLRQTVPEAYVTEELADIIEWLGELIRQVDNSLVDEWAHMGDEDTPISEEALERELAFGVDDPDALTANRRAFKIMVRNYFFRLVDLFALEREKTLAEMTEHLEEAPDFPAALDDYFDEYDDLDLSADARSSEYFWVREDGRQWHVRQILKDPAGDNSFAFVGTVDLDASDEAGEVRLSELTIEQA, encoded by the coding sequence GTGACTCTCGCCGACTATCTTCCCGATCTCACCGACGTCCCCGCTTCCTTCCTGGACGAGGCGATTTTCGATTCTTTCACCTCGTGGACGAGCTCAAAGGGCATTAGCCTCTACCCCGCCCAGGAGGAGGCCTCCCTCGCGGTGTTGGCCGGCGACAACGTGATTCTTTCGACCCCGACCGGTTCGGGTAAGTCGATGGTCGCCAACGCCGCGCACTTCATCGCCTTAGCGCACGATCAGCGCAGCTTCTACACCGCCCCGATCAAGGCCTTGGTCAGCGAGAAGTTCTTCGCGCTGTGTGACATCTTCGGCCCCGAGAACGTGGGCATGATGACTGGTGATGCGACCGTCAACGGCAACGCGCCGATCATCGCCGCCACGGCGGAGATCGTCGCCAACATAGCGCTGCGGGACGGCGCGGAGGCGAACATCGACCAGGTGGTCATGGACGAGTTCCACTACTACTCCGATCCGCAGCGCGGCTGGGCCTGGCAGGTGCCCCTTTTGGAGCTGCCGAACACCCAGTTCGTGCTCATGTCGGCGACCCTCGGCGATACCTCGGCGCTCGAGAAGGACCTCACCGAGCGCACCGGTCGGGCCACCACCCCGGTCACCGGCACCACCCGCCCGGTGCCGCTCGATTTCTCTTATGTGTTCACCCCGGTCCACGAGACCATCGAGGAGCTGCGCGATGAGGGCAAGACCCCCATCTACGTGGTGCACTTCTCCCAGCGGGAGGCCACCGAGCGCGCGCAGGCGCTGACCAGCATCCCCCTGATCAACGACGAGGAGAAGAAGGCCATCGCCGCCGAGATCGGTTCCTTCCGCTTCTCGACGGTCTACGGCCGCCAACTGTCGAAGCTGCTGCGCAAGGGCATCGGTGTCCATCACGCGGGCATGTTGCCGAAGTACCGGCGGCTCGTCGAAAAGCTCTCCCAGACCGGGCTTTTGAAGGTGATCTGCGGTACGGACACCCTGGGTGTGGGCATAAATGTGCCTATCCGCACGGTGTTGATGACGGGCTTGGCGAAGTTCGACGGGCAGCGCCAGCGCATCCTGAAGTCGCGCGAGTTCCACCAGATCGCGGGGCGTGCGGGCCGCGCCGGCTACGACACCGAAGGCACCGTGGTGGTCGAAGCACCCGAGCATGAGATCGAGAACGTCAAGCTGCGCCGCAAGGCCGGCGATGATCCGAAGAAGCGGAAGAAGATCCGCAAGAAGTCGGCCCGCGAGGGCGAGGTGAGCTGGTCCGAGGACACGTTCAACCGGCTGACGGAAGCAGAGCCCGAGCAGCTCACCAGCCAGTTCCGGGTCTCGAACTCGATGCTCATCAACGTCTTGGAGCGCCACGGCGACGGCTACGAGCACCTGCGTCACCTGCTGCGCACCAACCACGATCCGCGCACCAAGCAGAACCAGGACATCCTCACCACGCTGGCGCTGTTGCGCGGGCTTCTCGACGCCGGCCTGGTCAAGCGTCGCGAAGAACCCGATCGTTACGGTCGCACGTACCACCTGGTGCGCGAGCTGCCGCGCGACTTCGCGCTGAACCAACCGCTCTCCCCCTTCGCCCTGGCCGCGCTCGACCTGTTGGATCCGGAGTCGGAGAGCTACACCCTCGATGTGATCAGCGTGTTCGAGGCGATTCTCGACGACCCGCGCGCCGTGCTGCGCGCGCAGCAGTCGGAGGCCCGCGGGGAGGAGATCGCCGCGCTGAAGGCGGAGGGCGTGGAGTATACCGAGCGCATGACGCTGGTCGAGGAGGTCACCTACCCGAAGCCGCTGGAGGAGTTACTCGAGCAGGCCTATGACACGTTCTCCGAGACCCAGCCGTGGGTCAAAGAGTTCGAGCTCTCGCCGAAGTCGGTGGTGCGCGACATGGTCGAAAAGGCGATGACGTTTTCGGATCTCACCTCCACCTACCAGCTCTCGCGTTCCGAGGGCGTGGTGTTGCGCTATCTCACGGACGCCTGGCGCACCCTGCGACAGACGGTGCCGGAGGCCTACGTCACCGAAGAACTCGCCGATATCATCGAGTGGCTGGGCGAGCTCATCCGCCAGGTGGATAACTCGCTGGTCGACGAGTGGGCCCACATGGGGGATGAAGATACCCCCATTTCCGAAGAAGCCCTGGAGCGCGAGCTCGCCTTCGGGGTGGACGACCCAGACGCTCTCACGGCCAACCGCCGGGCTTTTAAGATCATGGTGCGCAATTACTTCTTCCGCCTAGTCGATCTCTTCGCCCTCGAGCGCGAGAAAACGCTGGCGGAGATGACGGAGCATCTCGAGGAGGCTCCTGACTTCCCCGCTGCTCTGGACGATTATTTCGACGAATATGACGATCTCGACCTCAGCGCGGACGCCCGCTCCAGCGAGTATTTCTGGGTGCGCGAAGACGGCCGGCAGTGGCATGTGCGCCAGATCCTTAAGGACCCGGCAGGGGATAATTCCTTCGCTTTTGTGGGCACGGTGGATCTGGATGCCTCCGACGAGGCCGGCGAGGTGCGCCTGTCTGAGCTCACGATCGAGCAGGCTTAA
- a CDS encoding PAC2 family protein has translation MHDESKMYEIEYPAPAVGDDSARGPVMIVALQGFADAGHVVDASARHLKAALNTKPMVSFNNDELIDYRSRRPAVTMTNQSITNVEELNLDMRVARDNDGTPFLLLSGPEPDLRWEAFTDAVADLADKYNVSSTICLYGAPMTVPHTRPLVVSGHGNDPELVADLLKIDSQITMPGSAQLFIERELHTRGHKVAGYTAHVPHYLAQWPYPQGTYQLLTSVSRSTGLNFPLRSLEVDIERARAQLDEYMSDNQEVMQVVGALEEQYDEEIQRYREAHPNAMLPGEQAMPTGEELGAEFERFLASIDDQMDPEKGPRALGGEDKDDEERQDDDNRDDK, from the coding sequence ATGCACGACGAATCCAAGATGTATGAGATCGAGTACCCGGCCCCGGCGGTAGGAGATGATTCCGCGCGCGGTCCGGTGATGATCGTCGCCCTGCAGGGATTCGCCGACGCCGGACACGTGGTCGATGCCTCAGCCCGTCACCTCAAGGCGGCGCTGAACACCAAGCCCATGGTCAGCTTCAACAATGATGAGCTGATTGATTATCGTTCCCGGCGCCCGGCGGTGACGATGACGAACCAATCGATCACCAATGTCGAGGAGCTCAACCTCGATATGCGGGTGGCCCGTGATAATGACGGCACCCCGTTTCTGCTGCTCTCCGGCCCCGAGCCGGATCTGCGGTGGGAGGCGTTTACTGATGCGGTCGCCGATTTAGCGGATAAGTACAACGTCTCGTCGACCATCTGCCTCTACGGTGCGCCGATGACGGTGCCGCACACCCGCCCGCTGGTGGTCTCAGGCCACGGCAACGACCCGGAGCTGGTGGCCGATCTGCTCAAGATCGACTCGCAGATCACTATGCCCGGCTCGGCGCAGCTGTTCATCGAGCGGGAGCTGCACACCCGCGGCCACAAGGTCGCCGGGTACACCGCGCACGTGCCGCACTACTTGGCGCAGTGGCCGTACCCGCAGGGCACCTACCAGCTGCTCACGTCGGTCTCGCGGTCGACGGGGTTGAACTTCCCGCTGCGCTCGCTGGAGGTCGACATCGAACGCGCCCGGGCTCAGCTCGACGAGTACATGAGCGACAACCAGGAGGTCATGCAGGTCGTCGGCGCGCTGGAGGAGCAGTACGACGAGGAGATCCAGCGCTACCGGGAGGCACACCCGAACGCCATGCTGCCCGGCGAGCAGGCCATGCCCACCGGCGAGGAGTTGGGCGCTGAGTTCGAGCGTTTCCTGGCGTCTATCGACGATCAGATGGACCCGGAGAAAGGCCCGCGGGCTTTGGGCGGCGAGGATAAGGACGACGAAGAGCGTCAAGACGACGACAACCGCGACGATAAGTAA
- a CDS encoding DUF4192 domain-containing protein — protein MTTHHDPGYLLANLPGLFGFYPHDSFVIVSFSHLENNHYELGPVLRFDLDEIDDLPDFHGLSSPLADADLLMGFAISEDNDALVGFGPERLDTIDSRLVGVWGCPEIITGAPFRCLSENGAHSWHTGTIPSVASSDSMVPWVAAGELPEVDRDSLFERFEQENTLLSDAERSDMMSAAHVALTQPDGGLAAVDSLLEAIDYAADTEAPLEALHADHHLLADAAVVLSDITLRDALVAGVVAQPQAAGRVMLAVATSFPGGIRAHALALYALARIGSGLPMLAKPALMAATEEIPGHSLSELIERFTSLGLYERLLQAVTEGSLLARMRLEDYGQKSA, from the coding sequence ATGACCACTCATCACGACCCTGGATACCTACTCGCCAACCTGCCCGGACTCTTCGGTTTCTACCCGCACGACTCCTTCGTCATCGTCAGCTTCTCCCACCTCGAGAACAACCACTACGAACTCGGGCCTGTCCTGCGCTTCGATCTCGACGAGATCGACGACCTGCCCGACTTTCACGGCCTCAGCAGCCCGCTGGCCGACGCCGACCTGCTCATGGGCTTCGCTATCTCTGAAGACAATGATGCCCTCGTAGGTTTCGGCCCCGAGCGCCTCGATACCATCGACTCCCGCCTAGTCGGCGTCTGGGGCTGCCCCGAGATCATCACCGGCGCTCCCTTCCGCTGCTTGAGCGAGAACGGTGCACACTCCTGGCACACCGGGACCATCCCGAGTGTTGCCTCCTCCGACTCAATGGTGCCCTGGGTGGCCGCCGGAGAACTTCCGGAAGTCGACCGCGACAGCCTCTTCGAACGCTTCGAACAAGAAAACACCCTGCTCAGTGACGCCGAGCGCAGCGACATGATGTCCGCCGCCCACGTGGCCCTCACCCAGCCGGATGGCGGTCTCGCGGCCGTCGATAGCCTCTTAGAGGCCATTGACTATGCCGCCGACACCGAAGCCCCGCTCGAGGCCCTGCACGCCGATCACCACCTGCTTGCCGATGCCGCCGTGGTCCTCAGCGACATTACGCTCCGCGACGCCCTAGTCGCAGGGGTCGTCGCCCAGCCCCAAGCGGCCGGCCGGGTCATGCTGGCTGTCGCCACGAGCTTTCCCGGCGGCATCCGCGCCCACGCCCTCGCTCTCTACGCGCTGGCCCGCATCGGCAGCGGCTTGCCGATGCTCGCCAAGCCCGCCCTCATGGCGGCGACGGAAGAAATCCCCGGCCACTCGCTGAGCGAGTTGATCGAGCGTTTCACCTCCCTGGGCCTCTACGAAAGGCTCCTCCAAGCGGTCACCGAGGGCAGCCTGCTGGCCCGCATGCGCCTGGAGGACTACGGCCAGAAGAGCGCCTAG
- the galE gene encoding UDP-glucose 4-epimerase GalE, translating to MKLLVTGAAGYVGSVCAAILIEAGHDVTVIDNLTTGNREAVPADAEFIEGDVADLADEVLASGNFDAVFHFAARSLVGESMEVPEEYWRDNVGTTLTLLEAMRTHEVKNLVFSSTAATYGEPETMPITEETPTAPTNTYGATKLSIDYAITSYCRAHGLAATSLRYFNVAGAYGDIGENREIETHLIPLVLQVALGHRENIKMFGTDWPTPDGTPIRDYIHVRDLADAHVLAFENNAPGEHRIYNLGSGDGYSVRQVIEACREVTGHEIPAEEAPRRAGDPPTLIASSEKIMRELGWSPKRTDLHTIVSDAWAFTSRLGDKAHSALR from the coding sequence ATGAAGCTTCTGGTAACCGGCGCCGCCGGGTATGTAGGCAGTGTGTGTGCGGCCATCCTCATCGAGGCCGGCCATGACGTCACGGTGATTGATAACCTCACCACCGGCAACCGGGAGGCGGTGCCGGCAGATGCGGAGTTCATCGAAGGCGACGTCGCCGACCTCGCTGACGAGGTCCTCGCCTCCGGTAACTTCGACGCCGTGTTCCACTTCGCCGCACGCTCTTTGGTCGGCGAGTCCATGGAGGTACCGGAAGAGTATTGGCGCGATAACGTCGGCACCACACTCACCCTTCTGGAGGCCATGCGCACCCACGAGGTGAAGAACTTGGTGTTCTCCTCCACCGCCGCGACTTATGGCGAGCCGGAGACCATGCCGATCACCGAAGAAACCCCCACGGCGCCAACGAACACGTATGGCGCCACGAAGCTTTCCATCGACTACGCGATCACCTCGTATTGCCGGGCGCACGGCCTGGCGGCGACGAGCCTGCGGTATTTCAACGTCGCCGGCGCCTATGGCGATATTGGCGAAAACCGCGAGATCGAGACGCATCTGATCCCCTTAGTACTCCAGGTCGCCCTAGGCCACCGCGAGAACATCAAGATGTTCGGCACGGACTGGCCGACCCCCGACGGCACCCCGATCCGCGACTACATCCACGTCCGCGACTTAGCGGACGCGCACGTGCTCGCCTTCGAGAACAACGCCCCCGGCGAGCACCGGATCTACAACCTAGGCTCCGGCGACGGGTACTCGGTGCGCCAAGTCATCGAGGCCTGCCGTGAGGTCACCGGGCACGAGATCCCGGCCGAAGAGGCCCCGCGCCGCGCCGGTGATCCGCCCACGTTGATCGCGTCGTCTGAGAAGATCATGCGCGAGCTGGGCTGGTCGCCGAAGCGCACCGACTTGCACACGATCGTCTCCGACGCGTGGGCTTTTACCTCCCGGTTGGGCGATAAGGCGCACAGCGCTCTCCGCTAG
- a CDS encoding metal-dependent transcriptional regulator, with protein sequence MRDLVDTTEMYLRTIYELEEEGITPLRARIAERLEQSGPTVSQTVSRMERDGLLHVAADRSLELTETGRDIATSVMRKHRLAEILLTDVLGLDIHHVHDEACRWEHVMSEEVERRVVAIVSDTSRSPFGTPVPALDQLGATTPPQTDTGVRAIDVPEGSPVPARVVQMNEILQVHSAQFAELVSAGVTIGSEVEIIVRSGAVTVRTPKGRDVLLADDLAHALRVTPLNEE encoded by the coding sequence ATGAGAGATCTCGTCGATACTACGGAGATGTATCTCCGCACCATCTACGAGCTCGAGGAGGAGGGTATTACTCCCCTGCGAGCTCGTATCGCAGAGCGCCTAGAGCAATCTGGGCCCACGGTGTCCCAAACGGTATCTCGCATGGAGCGCGATGGTTTGTTGCACGTCGCCGCGGACCGCAGCCTGGAGCTCACCGAGACCGGCCGGGACATCGCCACCTCGGTGATGCGCAAGCACCGCCTCGCCGAGATCCTGCTCACCGACGTGCTCGGGCTGGATATTCACCACGTGCATGACGAGGCCTGCCGTTGGGAGCACGTCATGAGCGAGGAGGTGGAGCGCCGCGTCGTCGCGATCGTCTCCGATACCTCCCGCTCACCTTTCGGTACCCCGGTGCCGGCCCTCGACCAGCTCGGTGCTACCACCCCGCCCCAGACCGATACCGGAGTGCGTGCGATCGACGTGCCGGAAGGCTCCCCCGTGCCGGCGCGGGTGGTGCAGATGAACGAGATCCTCCAGGTGCACTCCGCGCAGTTCGCGGAGCTGGTCTCCGCGGGCGTGACCATCGGCAGTGAGGTCGAGATCATCGTGCGCAGCGGGGCCGTCACCGTGCGCACCCCAAAGGGCCGCGACGTGCTGCTGGCGGATGATCTCGCGCACGCGCTGCGCGTCACGCCGCTGAACGAGGAGTAG
- a CDS encoding sigma-70 family RNA polymerase sigma factor, with product MTEPVTGFQDENEEQEVDPGSRRNQTNDNPAADLVRVYLNGIGRTALLNAEEEVDLAQRIEVGLYAQHLLDDKDVKLTRANKRDYKILARDGRKARSHLLEANLRLVVSLAKRYTGRGMPLLDLIQEGNLGLIRAMEKFDYSKGFKFSTYATWWIRQAITRGMADQSRTIRLPVHLVEQVNKLSRIKREMYQSLGREATNEELADESGIDESKIEMLLRQSRDPVSLDMPVGTDEEAPLGDFIEDAEAADAETSVVATMRHEDIRGVIGSLEQREQDVIRLRYGLNDGVPRTLDQIGRRFGLSRERVRQIEREVMAKLRAGERASRLQEYAL from the coding sequence ATGACCGAGCCGGTTACCGGTTTCCAGGACGAGAACGAGGAGCAGGAGGTCGATCCGGGCAGTCGCCGGAATCAGACCAATGACAATCCCGCCGCGGACCTTGTGCGCGTCTATCTCAACGGAATCGGTCGGACGGCTCTGTTGAACGCCGAGGAAGAGGTTGACCTCGCCCAGCGCATCGAGGTCGGCCTTTATGCCCAGCACCTGCTGGACGATAAGGATGTGAAGCTCACCCGCGCCAACAAGCGCGATTACAAGATCCTGGCGCGCGATGGCCGCAAGGCTCGCTCCCACCTTTTGGAGGCCAACCTGCGTCTGGTGGTCTCGCTGGCGAAGCGTTACACCGGCCGCGGCATGCCTCTTCTGGATCTCATCCAGGAGGGTAACCTCGGGCTGATCCGCGCGATGGAGAAGTTCGATTACTCCAAGGGCTTTAAATTCTCCACCTACGCCACCTGGTGGATCCGCCAGGCGATTACCCGCGGCATGGCGGATCAGTCGCGCACCATCCGCCTGCCTGTCCACTTAGTGGAGCAGGTAAACAAGCTCTCCCGCATCAAGCGGGAGATGTATCAGTCGTTGGGCCGTGAGGCCACGAACGAGGAGCTGGCGGACGAGTCCGGCATCGACGAGTCGAAGATCGAGATGCTTCTGCGTCAGTCGCGGGACCCGGTGAGCCTGGACATGCCGGTCGGCACGGACGAGGAGGCCCCGCTCGGAGACTTCATCGAGGACGCGGAGGCGGCGGACGCGGAGACCTCCGTCGTCGCCACGATGCGCCACGAAGACATTCGGGGTGTCATCGGCTCGCTGGAGCAGCGCGAGCAGGACGTGATCCGCCTGCGCTATGGCTTGAATGACGGCGTGCCGCGCACCCTGGATCAGATCGGTCGCCGCTTCGGGCTCTCGCGTGAGCGGGTGCGCCAGATTGAGCGTGAGGTCATGGCGAAGCTGCGGGCTGGGGAGCGTGCGTCGAGGCTGCAGGAGTACGCGCTCTAG
- the dtd gene encoding D-aminoacyl-tRNA deacylase has translation MKAVLTRVTEARVTVDGEVVGEISAPHTGGILALVGVARDDDDEALATMTRKIAELRMLDGEVSATDVDAPILVVSQFTLQGRTAKGRRPSWSDAAKGEVAEPMIGRLVAGLRERGLRVEEGVFGAMMQVSSVNDGPFTLLVET, from the coding sequence ATGAAAGCTGTACTGACGCGCGTCACGGAGGCGCGGGTAACCGTAGACGGCGAGGTCGTCGGCGAGATCAGCGCCCCTCATACCGGGGGCATCCTCGCACTCGTGGGGGTGGCCCGCGATGACGACGACGAGGCGTTGGCCACCATGACCCGCAAGATCGCGGAGCTACGCATGCTCGACGGGGAGGTCTCAGCCACGGATGTCGATGCGCCCATCCTCGTGGTCAGCCAGTTCACCCTGCAGGGCCGCACCGCGAAGGGGCGGCGCCCCTCGTGGTCGGATGCGGCCAAGGGAGAAGTCGCCGAGCCGATGATCGGGCGCCTGGTCGCCGGATTGCGGGAGCGCGGGCTGAGAGTCGAAGAGGGCGTCTTCGGCGCGATGATGCAGGTAAGCTCGGTCAACGACGGGCCGTTCACCTTACTCGTCGAGACCTAA
- a CDS encoding DUF7059 domain-containing protein translates to MADRTPLTSAARLLGDVFRSHGFTADGVAAHLGPAATDALHRGEPGAVRRLLNDGSALSRLIRFFILREPLSRARVEALLGRTALEGLIAAEAVAVDGEKVQLLIDVRPHVIAGTDHWVFSDADASMTAHVPGPEHVPGVGAASLSLLQACDLTDVDSVLDLGTGSGVLALGQLGCALSVTATDVHPRALGFAEATLAASGSDAELLEGSWFEPVASRRFERIVANPPFVVGAGKIGHVYRDSGLELDGATAKVVEQAREHLVEGGTAIMLGAWAHTGGSDWRQRVASWLPDRGVDAWVLQRDVADPELYVGTWLRDESIDPRSEEGRSRTEQWLEFFSRNEVTGIGFGFIALRALDENEPTQLTAEELTQPFTDPLGPEITEYFLRNAWLRQHSPEEIAGAQFQLRPTVAREDVFLPDQDAGVGFKRQVIRLTRTDGPRFSHEVDEALVTILAGLQPEGLPLADTVGLYAMTRGLDEDALTDQAVAAVADLIRHGLVLPSELID, encoded by the coding sequence ATGGCCGATCGCACCCCCTTAACCTCCGCCGCCCGCCTCCTCGGCGACGTCTTTCGCTCCCATGGCTTCACCGCCGACGGCGTCGCCGCGCACCTCGGCCCGGCGGCGACCGACGCCCTGCACCGCGGCGAGCCCGGCGCGGTGCGTCGCCTCCTCAACGACGGCAGCGCACTCAGCCGCCTCATCCGCTTCTTCATCCTGCGCGAACCTCTCTCCCGCGCCCGCGTCGAGGCGCTCCTCGGCCGCACGGCGCTCGAGGGGCTCATTGCTGCAGAGGCGGTGGCGGTCGACGGCGAGAAGGTGCAGTTGCTTATCGACGTTCGCCCCCACGTCATCGCCGGCACCGACCACTGGGTGTTCTCGGACGCGGATGCCTCGATGACCGCGCATGTCCCCGGCCCGGAGCACGTGCCAGGCGTCGGGGCGGCGAGCCTGTCTTTGCTCCAGGCCTGCGATCTCACCGACGTCGACAGCGTGCTGGATCTCGGCACCGGCTCGGGCGTGCTGGCTTTGGGCCAGCTGGGCTGCGCGCTCTCGGTGACGGCCACCGACGTGCACCCGCGGGCGCTGGGTTTCGCCGAGGCGACGCTGGCGGCCAGCGGGAGTGATGCGGAACTGCTCGAGGGCTCCTGGTTCGAGCCCGTGGCCTCCCGGCGCTTCGAGCGGATCGTGGCCAATCCCCCGTTCGTCGTCGGTGCCGGAAAGATCGGGCACGTTTACCGCGATTCCGGCTTGGAGCTCGACGGCGCCACCGCGAAGGTCGTGGAGCAGGCGCGCGAGCACCTCGTCGAGGGCGGCACGGCCATCATGCTGGGCGCGTGGGCGCATACCGGTGGTTCCGACTGGCGCCAGCGCGTGGCCTCCTGGCTGCCGGATCGCGGGGTGGACGCGTGGGTTTTGCAGCGCGACGTGGCGGATCCGGAGCTGTATGTGGGCACCTGGCTGCGCGACGAGTCCATCGATCCCCGCAGCGAGGAAGGACGCAGCCGCACCGAGCAGTGGCTGGAGTTTTTCTCCCGTAACGAGGTAACCGGCATAGGTTTCGGCTTCATCGCGCTGCGCGCACTCGATGAGAATGAGCCGACGCAGCTGACTGCCGAGGAACTCACGCAGCCTTTCACCGATCCGCTCGGCCCGGAGATCACCGAGTACTTCCTGCGCAACGCGTGGCTGCGCCAACACTCCCCGGAGGAGATCGCCGGCGCCCAGTTCCAGCTGCGCCCGACTGTCGCCCGCGAAGATGTCTTCCTGCCGGATCAAGACGCCGGCGTCGGCTTTAAGCGCCAGGTGATCCGGCTGACACGCACCGATGGCCCGCGCTTTTCCCACGAGGTCGACGAGGCGCTGGTCACGATCCTCGCCGGGCTGCAGCCAGAGGGTTTGCCGCTGGCCGATACGGTAGGGCTGTACGCGATGACGCGGGGCCTCGACGAAGACGCACTCACCGACCAGGCTGTGGCCGCGGTGGCCGATCTCATCCGCCACGGGCTCGTCCTACCGTCCGAGCTGATCGACTAA
- a CDS encoding DUF3099 domain-containing protein has translation MNETLDADDEGFSESRRTFRLRRGPAELITDARPSSHQNRRRRQKWYWALQLSRVPTTILAGLSFFWWDNLALTVVFFILAVPAPALAVVLANEKGPKLDKRERNTYKPGLARQIRYEQVQAAQHARELDADEKHPVVIDHDDEPTRR, from the coding sequence ATGAATGAAACGCTCGACGCGGATGACGAGGGATTCAGCGAGTCCCGGCGCACCTTCCGCCTGCGCCGCGGGCCCGCTGAGCTGATCACCGACGCCCGCCCGTCGAGCCACCAGAACCGCCGCCGCCGACAGAAGTGGTACTGGGCGCTGCAGTTGAGCCGCGTGCCCACCACGATCCTGGCGGGGCTGTCGTTTTTCTGGTGGGACAACCTGGCGTTGACCGTGGTGTTTTTCATCCTCGCCGTCCCGGCGCCGGCGCTGGCGGTGGTGCTCGCGAACGAGAAGGGCCCGAAGCTGGATAAGCGCGAGCGCAACACGTATAAACCGGGGCTGGCCCGCCAGATCCGCTACGAGCAGGTCCAGGCCGCCCAGCACGCACGCGAGCTCGATGCGGATGAAAAGCACCCCGTCGTGATCGATCACGACGACGAACCAACGCGCCGCTAG
- a CDS encoding DUF3039 domain-containing protein, with protein MSTTTKTIERPDLREDERTSTGDDTPEFFHYVRKDKIVDSAVNGRMVVALCGETFPVTKSAKPGSPVCPDCERVYKGLRKK; from the coding sequence GTGAGTACTACGACGAAGACCATTGAGCGCCCGGATCTCCGGGAAGATGAACGCACCTCAACCGGGGACGACACCCCGGAGTTCTTCCACTACGTGCGAAAGGACAAGATCGTCGACTCCGCTGTCAACGGGCGGATGGTGGTCGCTCTGTGTGGGGAGACCTTCCCGGTGACGAAGTCCGCGAAGCCGGGCTCGCCGGTCTGCCCCGACTGCGAGCGGGTGTATAAGGGCCTGCGCAAGAAGTGA